A region of Lathamus discolor isolate bLatDis1 chromosome 14, bLatDis1.hap1, whole genome shotgun sequence DNA encodes the following proteins:
- the LOC136021926 gene encoding ras GTPase-activating protein 4-like, with the protein MARRSALSIRIVEGKNLPAKDITGSSDPYCIVKIDDEAIIRTATVWKTLSPFWGEEYEVHLQPTFHSISIYVMDEDALSRDDVIGKVCITRDMLAEHPKGYSGWMSLSEVDPDEEVQGEIHLRVEVVGGPGRRLRCAVLEARDLARKDRNGASDPFVRLRYNGKTQESTVVKRSCYPRWNETFEFELAEPTGEKLCVEVWDWDLVGKNDFLGKVVFGVQGLAEAGQDEGWFRLRPDASKAREDGRRGSLGSLQLQLRLRDETVLPSHCYRPLVQLLCQEVKSGLQDGQVHLVTLLDETTTAECRQEVAISLVKLFLGQGLVKELLDLLFELELAKPCEPNTLFRSNSLASKSMESFLKVTGLPYLHAVLGPTINRVFEEKKHVELDPGKVETKDVGCSGLHRVQTEGEVIEQGRQHLQSYLEELLDAIARSAPMCPPVIRAAFRLLFQRVGERFPQHQHIKFVAVTSFLCLRFFSPAIMTPKLFHLRDAHADARTGRTLLLLAKAIQMVGNMEPAAGRAKEPWLAPLLPTLQQGIARLKDFITRLVEMEEEEEEEGEGRPLALPSAVLKEGLLFVHKTRGKGPLLSAASRKLHFSLTGESLSFSKSPGAEHSGAIALPDILAAEKVEEKSFGSSHVMQVVYLDAGGQQETAYLQCKCVNELNQWLSALRKACGNNPRVLRAYHPGVFRGDKWSCCHQRDRMGPGCDRTRHGVTLRDWSDPTDPAVEAQRLFHHLQGLRDTLREKYWELLEDAQNGPQGEGAPLPEGLRRLFGVLGELESCHRQAQPPAPPAPALLQLQT; encoded by the exons ATGGCCCGGCGCAGCGCGCTCTCCATCCGCATCGTGGAGGGCAAGAACCTGCCCGCTAAGGACAT cacagggagcagtgACCCGTACTGCATCGTGAAGATCGACGATGAGGCCATCATCAG GACTGCCACGGTGTGGAAGACACTATCCCCGTTCTGGGGGGAGGAATACGAGGTGCACCTCCAGCCCACctttcacagcatctccatctACGTCATGGATGAGGATGCGCTCAG CCGCGACGACGTTATCGGGAAGGTCTGCATCACCCGGGACATGCTGGCGGAGCACCCCAAGG GATACAGCGGCTGGATGAGCCTCAGCGAGGTGGACCCCGACGAGGAGGTGCAGGGGGAGATCCACCTGCGGGTGGAGGTGGTGGGGGGCCCGGGCCGGCGGCTGCGCTGCGCTGTGCTGGAGGCCAG GGATTTGGCCAGGAAGGACCGGAATGGTGCCTCCGACCCCTTTGTCCGCTTGCGCTACAACGGGAAGACACAGGAGAGCACG GTGGTGAAGAGGTCCTGCTACCCGCGCTGGAACGAGACCTTCGAGTTCGAGCTGGCCGAGCCCACTGGGGAGAAGCTGTGCGTGGAGGTGTGGGACTGGGACCTGGTGGGCAAGAACGACTTCCTGGGCAAG gtggtgTTCGGGGTGCAGGGGCTGGCGGAGGCCGGGCAGGACGAGGGCTGGTTCAGGCTGCGGCCGGACGCGTCCAAGGCGCGGGAGGACGG GCGCCGAGGCAGCCTGGGCtcgctgcagctgcagctgaggCTGCGGGACGAGACGGTGCTGCCCTCGCACTGTTACCGGCCGCTGGTCCAGCTCCTGTGCCAGGAGGTGAAGTCGGGGCTCCAG GATGGCCAAGTGCATCTGGTCACCCTCCTGGATGAAACCACCACCGCCGAGTGCCGGCAGGAGGTCGCCATCAGCTTGGTCAAACTCTTCCTGGGCCAAGGGCTGGTCAAGGAGCTCCTGGACCTGCTCTTCGAGTTGGAGCTGGCCAAGCCCT GCGAGCCCAATACTTTGTTCCGGAGCAACTCCCTGGCCTCCAAGTCGATGGAGTCCTTCCTCAAG GTGACGGGGCTGCCGTACCTGCACGCTGTGCTGGGCCCCACCATCAACCGCGTGTTCGAGGAGAAGAAGCACGTGGAGCTGGACCCCGGCAAGGTGGAGACCAAAGATGTTGG GTGCTCGGGGCTGCACCGGGTGCAGACGGAGGGCGAGGTGATCGAGCAGGGCCGCCAGCACCTCCAGTCCtacctggaggagctgctggatgCCATCGCCAGGTCGGCTCCCATGTGTCCCCCCGTTATCCGCGCTGCGTTCCGGCTGCTCTTCCAGCGCGTCGGGGAGCGCTTCCCACAGCACCAG CACATCAAGTTCGTGGCCGTCACCAGCTTCCTTTGCCTCCGCTTCTTCTCTCCGGCCATCATGACCCCCAAGCTCTTCCACCTGCGGGACGCTCACGCCGATGCTCGCACCGGCcgcacgctgctgctgctggccaag GCCATCCAGATGGTGGGCAACATGGAGCCAGCAGCCGGGCGGGCCAAGGAGCCGTGGTTGGCCCCGCTGCTGCCCACCCTGCAGCAGGGCATCGCCCGGCTGAAGGACTTCATCACCCGGCTGGtggagatggaggaggaagaggaggaggaaggtgaggGGCGGCCGCTGGCCCTCCCCAGCGCGGTGCTGAAGGAGGGGCTGCTCTTTGTGCACAAGACGCGGGGCAAGGGGCCGCTGCTGAGCGCTGCATCCAGGAAGCTCCACTTCAGCCTCACCGGGGAGAGCCTCAGCTTCAGCAAGAGCCCTGGAGCCGAG CACAGCGGTGCCATCGCCCTGCCCGACATCCTTGCGGCAGAGAaggtggaggagaagagctTCGGGAGCTCCCACGTCATGCAGGTGGTTTACCTGGATGCGGGTGGGCAGCAGGAGACGGCTTACCTGCAGTGCAag TGTGTGAATGAGCTCAACCAGTGGCTGTCAGCCCTGCGCAAGGCGTGCGGCAACAACCCCCGTGTGCTCCGTGCCTACCACCCCGGCGTCTTCCGCGGGGACAAGTGGAGCTGTTGCCACCAGAGGGACAGGATGG GGCCGGGCTGTGACCGGACCCGGCACGGGGTCACCCTGCGGGACTGGAGCGACCCCACGGACCCCGCGGTGGAGGCACAGCGCCTGTTCCATCACCTCCAGGGGCTGCGGGACACCCTCAG GGAGAAgtactgggagctgctggaggacgCCCAAAACGGTCCTCAAGGAGAAG GTGCCCCCCTGCCCGAGGGGCTGCGCCGGCtctttggggtgctgggggagctggAGAGCTGCCACCGCCAGGCAcagcccccggccccccccgcgcccgccctgctgcagctgcagacatGA
- the LOC136022126 gene encoding uroplakin-3b-like, which produces MELLRVLLALAGMGTATGLALLPYVPHVPTAALPGKLTATTFALERPCCIFEHEANALDAVWLVVAFANASGAFRNPPSRADVPLYERLPTAHSYMTLETPVRAFACSAPSPAPLRVGGDTACGGQEPCNGPLPFPGPYRVKFLVMGCHGPRAETRWSEPILLRRASSLSTIDPVPAHRSSTVVVIASILASLGAVLAAAVLGAVGAEVRGSLCRRHSGTRTHRSYRTHHIPPALSRPPGCRCSPPGLGCFAPRPPAPCPAE; this is translated from the exons ccctgctgccctACGTGCCCCATGTACCCACCGCGGCCCTGCCGGGGAAGCTCACGGCCACCACCTTCGCTCTGGAGAGACCCTGCTGCATCTTCGAGCACGAAGCCAACGCTCTCGATGCCGTGTGGCTGGTGGTGGCGTTTGCCAACG CCTCGGGCGCCTTCAGGAACCCCCCGTCCCGCGCTGACGTGCCCCTGTACGAGCGGCTGCCCACGGCGCACTCCTACATGACGCTGGAGACCCCGGTCCGTGCCTTCGCCTGCTCAGCACCGAGCCCGGCCCCGCTGCGCGTTGGGGGGGACACAGCATGCGGGGGACAGGAGCCCTGCAATGGGCCCCTGCCCTTCCCCGGGCCATACAG GGTGAAGTTCCTGGTGATGGGCTGCCACGGCCccagagcagagacaaggtGGTCTGAGCCCATCCTCCTTCGGAGAG CCAGCAGCCTGAGCACCATCGACCCCGTGCCCGCACACCGCAGCAGCACCGTGGTGGTCATCGCCTCCATCCTCGCCAGCCTGGGGGCCGTGCTGGCCGCCGCGGTGCTCGGTGCCGTGGG CGCCGAGGTGCGGGGGTCCCTGTGCCGCCGGCATTCAGGGACCCGCACCCACAGATCCTACAGGACCCACCACATCCCCCCAGCGCTGTCCCGGCCCCCCGGATGCCGCTGCAGCCCCCCGGGGCTGGGCTGCTTTGCCCCCCGGCCTCCTGCTCCGTGTCCTGCCGAGTAA
- the POLR2J gene encoding DNA-directed RNA polymerase II subunit RPB11-a, translating into MNAPPAFESFLLFEGEKKISINKDTKVPNACLFTINKEDHTLGNIIKSQLLKDPQVLFAGYKVPHPLEHKIIIRVQTTPDYSPQEAFTNAITDLISELSLLEERFRVAIKDKQEGIE; encoded by the exons ATGAACGCGCCTCCGGCCTTCGAGTCCTTCCTCCTCTTCGAGGGCGAGAAGAA GATCTCCATCAACAAGGACACGAAGGTGCCCAACGCCTGCTTGTTCACCATCAACAAGGAGGACCACACGCTGGGGAACATCATCAAGTC GCAGTTACTGAAGGACCCCCAGGTGTTGTTTGCAGGGTACAAGGTCCCGCACCCACTGGAACACAAGATCATCATCCGTGTCCAAACCACCCCTGACTACAGCCCGCAGGAGGCGTTCACCAATGCCATCACGGATCTGATCAgcgagctctccctcctggagGAGAGGTTCAGG GTTGCCATTAAAGACAAACAGGAAGGAATTGAGTAA
- the LOC136021888 gene encoding uroplakin-3b-like protein 1, producing the protein MRVAGAAGGAGGDTELSRPHCCPRHPGARTMLPLLLLLLAPARGQDPQLYVPSLSNLALGGLTTASTFVLDQPRCAFPDSLGDAVIWLVVAVPQGVPSFNSTLEPGSPARAYQLFPGSTSAYMTLNTTVLNYPCPKAHGEIAVLRVGTETSCQRDNTRPTCNGPLPGPGPYRVKFVAWGNSGPVAETKWSEPIPLRTATPWSNIPRTERGHSAAMIALTSILTILFAALLAGLVAMLVCWGSDACGVSSTFSKPETVTVQRYNTHHVYDHPPARL; encoded by the exons ATGCGGGTGGCTGGGGCCGCAGGCGGGGCTGGTGGCGACACGGAGCTCAGCCGCCCGCATTGCTGCCCTCGGCACCCAGGAGCCCGCACGATGCTCccgctgctcctcctgctcctggcgCCGGCCCGCGGCCAGG ACCCGCAGCTGTACGTCCCGAGcctctccaacctggccctggGGGGCCTCACGACCGCCTCCACCTTCGTGCTGGACCAGCCCCGCTGCGCCTTCCCCGACTCGCTGGGCGACGCCGTCATCTGGCTGGTGGTGGCCGTCCCGCAGG GCGTACCCAGCTTCAACAGCACCCTGGAGCCGGGCTCCCCGGCCAGGGCCTAccagctcttccctggcagcACCTCCGCCTACATGACCCTCAACACCACCGTCCTCAACTACCCCTGCCCCAAAGCCCATGGGGAGATCGCGGTGCTGCGCGTCGGCACCGAGACCAGCTGCCAGAGGGATAACACCAGACCCACCTGCAATGGccccctgcccggccccgggCCGTACCG ggTGAAGTTTGTCGCCTGGGGTAACTCCGGTCCTGTGGCTGAGACAAAGTGGTCAGAGCCTATCCCCCTGAGGACAG ccacGCCATGGAGCAACATCCCCCGGACGGAGCGCGGGCACAGCGCTGCCATGATCGCCCTCACCTCCATCCTCACCATCCTCTTCGCTGCCTTGCTGGCCGGCCTGGTGGCCATGCTGGTGTGCTGGGG CTCGGATGCCTGCGGTGTCAGCAGCACCTTCAGCAAGCCTGAGACAGTGACGGTGCAGCGGTACAACACGCACCACGTCTACGACCACCCCCCCGCCCGGCTCTGA